TTCTTTTTTGGTCTATTGACATGTTTGCAATCCTTCTGCAGAGCTGGAGAATCCAACCGAATTGCTGCGGTACATGCCGCCGCCTCCGGCCTCGATCGCCCACGCCAGCGGCGCCATCACCAGCAGCGgcagtagcagtagcagcagcaacaCCAGCCTGTTCGCGAGCCTTTTCGCGTCCAGTGGCACCACCGCCGCAGCTCACAGCACCGCCACCTTGTCGGACCTTATGGGTACGATGAGCCACGTCGACCGGACACTCATGGATCCTCCCTTGCTTTGTCTTGCCACCAATGGAGGGCCAGCATCACTGTTCTCCCCGCAGGCGCAAGCTCATGATCGGCGCCCGTTCGCTCCGCCGCCTCCCTCCCCGCACATGTCTGCGACTGCGCTGCTGCAAAAGGCAGCTCAGATGGGTGCCGCAGCGACCGGCTCATCCTTCCTCAAGGGATTCGGCCTCGATACTCCCGCGGGGCAGCAAGAGAGCATCCAGGATAGCAGCCTGCAATGGGGTCGTCGTCATCACCACCACCAGCAACTGGAACCGGAGCCAGCACCGATGCTATCAGCCCAACTCGGACTCGGACTCGCTTGTGAGCCAGACCTGATGATGGGATCCTCGCCATTGTTCGGACCGAAGCCGGCGACGCTGGACTTGCTGGGTTTAGGAATGGGGCCGCTGGCCGGTTCCACCAATGTTAGAATACCGGCATTGATGACTTCAATAAGCAGCGGAGGTGTCGACATTGGATCAGGAGCGGCCACCGGAGGGTGGGAAGGGGCGGAAAGAAAAGCCAAGTAGCCCCGCAGTTCTCCAGCCAATGGACACTCTGGTGCGCCGTATTGTTAGTCCGGCAAACCTAGTTCTCAGCGGCAActcggaaggggaaggggaaggggaagaggaTGAGGTGGGGGGGCCTGCATGTACTCCGTTTTGCACTATTACATCTCCATCGGACAGCGTCAGAGCTGTTCTTTCCCCATCTCATCTGCTCATTTTTTCTGTATGTTTGTTCTGCTCTGGTTTTGGTAACGTACAGGAAAAATATAGTACTTGTGCACATCGTTTATTTATGGTTCTCGAGACATTGACGTGGGGTTCTTCAGCTTACCCAAAAGACTGGCAAGTGCTGCCATTATCCAacctgaaatagaagcttggcggCTGGGGACGGATCACACCGAACCCATAAGTGGTGTTGGAGCACTGGGTTGGATGCGTTCGTTCACCACGAAGATAGGTCGAGGGGATTTACAGCAGCTGATTGCCATGGACAAGCAACAAGATGCAGGAAGCAAATCATTCTTTTTCTTCAGTTGTTCACATAGATTTCCTTCCGACTTCCCGTCTTTGCTTTCTCTTTCCACGTTCTGCGGCGGAGGTACATGATTTAGAGGGTTGCCTGATGTAAGGTAAAAATCAAAGTTGCAGCTTTTAGATTGGCGTTTGATTTTGGTCAATTGTGTGTGTTGGAATGCGATCAATTTTGTTTTACTTCGCATTAGATTGACTCCTTGAAACAGATTAAAACATCTGAATCGACTTCTATGTCAATTTGGATAATCTAAATCGGATTTGTTTCAGGATGCTTATCGAAAAGTACTTTATCGTTCCAAAAATATCTCACCACCCAAACCAGGTAGTGCGACATTTGGTGGAAAACACCGTGCCCCAGTGGGTTCCATCGGGGAATCCGTGTATAGTCTTGCGATACCGTTCACGACACAAGATCATCGTGTTTGATGCTTCAAGAATCGTGTACGGATCAAAATCCATAACCTCAAGAGGGCCACAGCAACCACGATCTTCATGATTTCTAACATCTTACCGATCTGCGCTGGGCCCATTGGAAATGAAGAGATACGATCCACCGACAAGCAGATCTATGTTCAGTATTAGCACACAAGTAAACGGAGTCCAACAGAAGAAACTTCGCGTGCTCCAAAAACATTATAAAAGACGAAAGAAGAGCATACaccaacagagagagagagagcttcttATTTGCATCAAAGACTAGGAGAAGCTGCAGACACACCACACCCTATACTCTCCATGTATTATTCCACAGTCAACCTGAAGTCCCGCGCCACGTGATTCGACTCTATTGCCTGCTCTCATGCTTATCTTCATCGTTCCCCGTCCACACAGTGAATTCCTCTCAACTTCTCTCGGGAGACTCCTCTTGTTCCTCCCGTCTCctagcttcttcttctctccttgttccttcctcttcctcttcctcttcctctgtccTTCTCGCTTCTTCCTCCCCCCCCCCTGCCGCCTCCTCTTGCTCTCTTCTGGTTTCCTCCTCTCtcgctgcttcctcttcctcccttctTCTGGCCGCCTCCTCTTGCTCTCTCCTTTcggcttcttcctcctcccttctccTGGCCTCCTCTTCCTCCGGTCTCctaccttcctcctcttcctcccttctcctcgcttcctcttcctccctcctaCCTTCCTCCCTCCTCCTGGCTTCTTCTGCTTCCCTCCTAGCTTCCTCTTCACCCTCCGTCTTCctaccttcctcttcctccctcctttTGGTTTCCTCTTCCTCCCTTTTCCTCGCTTCCTCTTCACCCTCCCTCTTCctaccttcctcttcctcccttctcttagcttcctcctcttccctcttctttgcctcttcctcttctctcctcctggcttcttcctcctctctcctcttggctgcctcctcttcctcttctcttctcctagcttcttcctcctctctcctctTGGCTgcctcttcctcccttctcttagcttcctcctcttccctcttctttgcctcttcctcttctctcctcctggtttcttcctctctcttcttggcctcctcctcttccttctttctctcctcctcttccttcttcctttcgtCTTCTTGCTTCTGTCTTTCAATTTCCTCCGTCATTTTCCTTTCCATCTCTTCTGCACACGATGTGCATGCCAGCATTACCGACTCACCCTGAGAAACTAACAAGTCACCGATAGCACTGGCATTTGGCGCATTGAAGGACGCTGCTAATACGTCCCGATCAATCGTCCGCAGCACCGACCTCTTCCCTGCCAGGAACTGAGGATGATTCTTACCCGCCATGCTGCTGAATCCAACAAAGACGAGTGTGTCATTGTTGTACGAAACTTGTGCCATGGGATGAAACCTCGGCACCACAAAGACATCCCCTTCTTGGACCTTAAACTTCTTGTTTTGGCATTTGGAGACATCACCAACCTTGCCCGATGGATCACTGGGGCATATAACTTGCACCATGCCTTGCCCTTGTATCACCGTAGCAATCTCCGTAGCCCTAGGGTTCCAATGAGGCCCCATCATAGAACCCTTCAAGCATGGAACCCAAAGTTAGTGCACTCACAGTACAGGGATTTCTGAGGATTCAGATGACTAACCGTGGCCAAGTTCACCATGAATGCAGCTAAGTTAGAGCCCTTAAGAGCTTTAAGGTCCTTGTGAGTCACTGCAGTGCTCCACCCATTACAGTTCTCCACGTCTGGTTTGGCCCTGAAGAAATTGAATGTCTTGGAtttggtcttcttcttcttgtttatgATACCAGTTGGGCCACGAACGCCCATAAGCGCCTCAAATACTCCTTCCTTCCATTTTGACTGTACTCTCGCATCTTTTTGGCTGAAAGGAACTATGGAGGGAGGGGACGGAGCCCATTTGATACCACGGATGCTTTCCAGAGAAGCCTTACACACACATCAATGGACTCATCATTTTTCCTTCCCTGGTTTATTATGATTCCGTATAATAAGAATTCAAGTATTCTGAATCAAGAAGATCAAGAGTAGCCTACCCCAAAGCCCATCTGGAGAACTCGTTCATCAAAGCCTTGAACTAAGTCACTAATATTCGAGTAGGCTCTGACAGCACAACCCTGCAAGCAAATAGCATTAGTCTCCGATGGGGCAcacattaaaaaggaaaaaagaagagaggaaaaacTAAGGAGtttccattctctctctctctctctctctctctagagaaCATACCAAGGGATGATCAATGCCTGCCGTGTCAAATATGGCATGAATTCTAAGCTTCTCTCTTGTTGGATCAGGATGGCTTCGCACAAAGAAGACAGTGCCCTGTTCTAGTCTGTAAACGTCACCATGGCCGACGTCCATCTCATCTGTTTCATCTTTATCCTCGTTAACATAAGTCACTGTTCCCCTACCTGCAGCAGCAAGTTCTATTTCACGATCCCTTCCATTGCcatgagaacaaaaaaaaatcatagcaaacaagaaaatattatatataataaagatTTAATTCGACATTAAGTCATCTTAAAATGAGATTTCATTTTGTTTCAGGGGATCAACTAGGTGGCTTTAATTATTGTTGGAAAGATATAATTAGGATTACCAGTGTGCACGTAAAACACCATGTCAGTGTGAAGCAGCACAGGGAGGAACAGAGAGACGGGCTCCAAGGTGATGAACTGAAGGTGATAGGAACCACCGTACCCATCATGCACATCGACGGCCGTGATCCTTCCGGACTCCGTTAACACCAAGGTCCTCCGGCTCTCTCTGGTCACCACTGGACTCGGCCACTCCTCGCCATTAACGGaagaaagagaacacaagaggATCATCCCAACAACAAAAACCACAACCTTGGAGTCCATGTCCTCTCACGGTTTCACTCTCTCTTTTCCAGTTGAGAGATGGAAGCATAGACAGCAGGGTGCATAAAAAGGGAGGCGATAAGACCAAAGGTGGCGACGTGCGTGGTTCTCTCTTGGAGGTGATGTGCATGGAAGCCACGTTGAACGGGGACTCGGAACGTGACTCGTTTCGGCAGCAATGAGTTCGGGTGGACAGATGACACTTGTAAGATTCCTCTTGCTGTCACAAGTAGAGCTAATGAAATCTGATTTCTTCTAAATCTATGGGTTGAATTTAGCTCAACATGTGTTTGTATGTACTTTCTGCGGCCTTCGAGCATAATGTAACAGTGGTCGCAAAATTGGCGTATTACAGATTAATTCATCGTACAAGACAAAAGTGCATGCAAAACGTCTGCTGTTCCACGAGAACCCTTGTCTGGCTCAGTTGCAGCCTTCCCAAATGGGTCAAAATATATAGGGCCAGTATTCCTGGACAGTATAAATTGAACTCCACAGGTTGAATCCATGAACGATAGACACagaaaaagcaagatattattgtaattcttttttagACCAGTTAATATTTTAACTGTATGAAAAATCTCATTATtatgttaagaaaaaaaatttctcttaatctatataaatataaaacatatatcaaacataatatatattttttttataatttattctttTATGATATCATGGCCTTTCTTGCCTTAGTAAGATTTTCTCTTCTTTCCTCGTTATCATCGCTATCCAATGACAACGATtactctgatctccttggtgaTAGCAAGCCTTCTCATGTACATTGTGCTATTGTCATCGCTGTTGCAGAACTTAATTGGGTCatgaatctgctcaaggaacttgaCATTGACTCCACCTCTACTCCTatgatatattgtgataatgtcggagctactTATCTGTACGTCAATCCaatgttccactcacgcatgaaacatattgtcatcgactttcacttcgtgtcatatcaagttgtcagacatcaactatgtGTTTATCAtgtacatacggctgatcaactagttgactcactcacgaagcctctcgctcgcAAACTATTTTCATCGCATCAGTctaagatcgacatccttgacaggagcatcaTCACACAATCTCATGGGGGCATGATAGCAACTAAGATTTTCTCAATTGTACGAGAAAATCTCGCTATTATATCGatgaaaatccttcctcctagcCTGTATAAATAAGGAACACATATCAAACACAATATATCTTATTCATGATTTGTTCTTTCACTTTTAGTTTCACAATGGTACATTTGAAAGGTCAATGTATATTGGTACAGTGAGAGAAAAAATATTatagtaaaataattttttttgttctaTAGTTtctcattaaaatattaatttattattaaaaaaataaatattaatcagaACAACATAAATAATAGAATAATGAATCAATTACAAAGTGAAACATTGAATTTTTACGTAAACAACCCAATACGAGAAATACCATGAGAATGTAATCTACTTTAAAACTATACTATCGCCAATAATTATAATAgatttacaataagtcttctctaaaataaccataataatatcaagaatagttcaacaataatatatcatcatcatcatacatgaattttataaaaaaaaaatatttagatctCATCAAgtgaatatattaaaaaatattttagagatGACAAATTATACATCGGTACTATTCTTGttataagaattctttatgtaaaatttgaaccaAAATCGTTTAGATTATCTAACAAGACCCATGTCTCTTACGTCGTGCACAATtctaatagattttttttaataaattagatttgGGCTCACCGGTCCAAGCCCACCTATGGGCTGGACCCAGCAGCCACTGAGTAGAAAATATGCGTAGAATTCGAAACTTTGCCCACAGCATATTACTCAAAAACATTCGAGTGCTAAGAGTTGCAGCAGAAAGATTTTCAACTTACTCGGTGAAACTGCAGCTTTTTGCGTTTTGCCCTCTGACAGTGGGCTTCACGATCGCTCCCAGGAAAGGAGaagaaattaatgatctaatgaggcaacatatatatatatatatatatatatatatatatatatatatatatatatatatatatatatattctgtaaAACATTTTTATTTCATGGAGTGCTCGTTGTGTTGGTTATCACCTTTATCCTTATTATACTTTGTTACGAGTCATCTTCATTGCAAGACTCTTGTTATCGTCCTCAACACTTTCATCGAGTGGATGACATTATCCAATCCTCTACCAATTGTGATTGGTGTCCTCATCCATTGTGTCACTAAGATCGTGTTGCTCTTGTTCTTATCAACCTTCTTCCCCTTAGTTTAGGTTAACGATAATGGAAGTGAGGGCTTGAGAGACATGGGACATGATTAAAGAGGGATCTAGTAAGATTTTACGGTGGGATGAATACGATAAGGATGACGACAAAGGCTTCACAATGAAACCTTAtgatatgcaacataataagatGGGATGATATTGAGAAGATGGAGATGATAATTGATAAGATAAAGATCAAAATAATCTAAccgtttagaaaataaaaaaagtatttcacgaaataaaataaaaagatatatatatatatatatatatatatatatatatatatatatatatatatatatatatatatatatatatatatatatatatatatatatatatatatataatgccatCATTACCAATATAATCCGGTAATGCTATCATAAGTCcagtaaaaatatcaaaatagaaGGAATGGCAAAATTTGGAACTTGTTTTAATCTTTTTCGGAAGTGACATTTCTTATCATCTTTTCCCTCAACACTTTATTTATCAATAGAAAAGTGATAAAAGAGCATAAGCTGACTCTTCCATATAGTTCGCGTGCTACAACAGCCACGCAGACAAGACCGAAgcgcgccctctctctctctctctctctcatatgtaGATGAGGGTATCCTTCAAAGTCAATATAAAATCGGGGGAGTaatcttgttgaaaatagatAGGATGAAGAAATAAAACTATCTGATAAGGAAAGAGTAAGAACggacaaatattttatatttctttcaaaaTACATAACATTAATTagactcaatatatatatatatatatattttttttaaatatttaagaatCAATAGTTAATTTAGTTTGTCCTTTATGATACCTTAATaagttaaattttaatattcttttTCCTTAAATTTGTTCCATCTAGTATGTTACGTTTTTGTTtaagttgttgaaatatttcaaacttAAAAGATTTTGTGAGTATATCGACTACTTATTTACTTGTTCTAAGATGAAGCAGTTTAACTTTTTTGTCTttgacatgatctcttataaaataaaattttgtattgatatgcttcgatcttTTATGATATATGATAGATTGAATTCTTGGCCAAGACAATAgttgatttgttatcaacataaatcttgatTGACTTCTCTTATAATATATAAAGTTCCTGGAGTAATATTCTTAGTCATATTGCATGACAAATATAAGAAGATGCTGTTATATATTCTGCTTTACAACTTGATAGAGTAATGATATATTGTTTTTGTGAAAACCATATGAATATAGTTTtactaaaataaaatacaaatccagttgtaCTCTGATCATTATAACTTCCTGCCCAATCACTATCATTATATCCAATGAGCTCCAACATTTTAAATGATGAATAATGCATTACATATTCAATTATTcctttaatatattataaatttttttttacgatatttaaatgagatgtcttatAAGCTTTCATGTAtttacttattaaaccaactccaaatagtatatcaaGTCGAATGCATGTCAAATACCATAAACATCTAACtaaacttttataataagttggattaatgttTTTACCTTTATCTTCCTTAGTCAACTTAGTATCATCTTCCACGGGTATATATGTAGGATGACAATCTTTCATAAAAAATTATTGTATAATTTTTCAAGAAGTACCTCCTTTGTATAATTGTAGGATGATAATCTTTCATACAAAAAGTACATTCTTTGTATAATTTTCTTGTAAGATAGAAATTTCTTTATTGTCTTGTATAACTTCAATATCAAGGAAATAAGTCATTATGCTCAAGTCAGTCATCTCAAACTCCTTCTTCATAGAGtacttaaaatatttaattatggagctattattgcttgtaaaaataaaatcatctatATATAGGCATACAAATAAAATATCTCCATCATAGTTAAATTTTGTATAGAGAGCATATTTATAtggagatttaaaaaaattattttgaataaaataagcatcTATTCGAGAATTCTATGCTCGCGAGGCTCGtttaagtccataaatagctctcTTTAACTTATATACCTTATcttcttattcatgaataataaaaCCATATATATCTTCTTCAAAATCTCTATTAAGAAATGCtaatttgatatttatatataaaaattttcatttcatttgagctACCGGGGTAATAAGTAATCTTATTGTCTACAATCAAGCAATTGGTACGAATACTTCTTCATAATTGATCCCATATTGTTATTTATATCCTTTTGCAACTAATCATGCCTTATATTTCTCCACCGCtccttttgtattttttttttattttaaagatccacttaacacTAATCACTTTGTGATCTCATACATCATTTTTGTTCATAGCACGAGTTTTTCTCATTCATAGCTTATCACAATTTATCTTCTCTATAAGCTTTTTTGAAGATTAATATATCATATCttgtaaaaaagataaaataaaaaaaatcatcattattaGTATTAATCCTTTGGGTCGTATCATATAGCTCCTGAATTGGTACTGTCCTTCTTACAATCAAACTTTTTGAATCATGTGATCTAATTGATATAGGTGATGATTCGACTACTTGTTTGTATTATATCATCATCTTATAAAGTTATAACTTTCTATGCTACTCATTACTTTTCCGATTCCAAAtatattgttcatcaaactcaacatctcttaaCATCATAACTTTGTTTGtgataggattatagagtttgtagCTACTGGAATTCTCAGCATAACCTAACAAGATGTATTTTTAACTTTTATCCTTAAGTTTTATTCAATTTTCTTCAAGTATCTTAGCAAATACAACACTTtcaaaaattctcaaatgatTGACTTTTGATTTCTTTAATGTGGTGTAACATTATCAATTTATTTTGTTGATCCGTTAATCAAATAAACTATACAGACAACATCTCCCCAAAATTTTTTAtgaattcttctttcttttaacatgtatTAGACTATATTAATTAtaatcctattttttctttctgagaaACCATTTGGTTGAGGTGTGTATGATATGGTGAATTGATTTAatctttaaatattattaatttttttattatttcttaaaagacttttaaatttatttgatatgtatttatCATCTCTATCTATTCTTAAATATTTAGTCCTACAACCACTTTATCTTTTAACTAAatccttaaaattttaaatttacttaaaattattttattttcttttaacatataaacTTAAGTTATATCACTATGATCATCAGCGAAGATAAGAAAATACATGCTTTCTCTAAGTGATATTAGATTGAGTGCACCAGATCAAGTtaatatcatgtttttttttgttcttttgactTTGAAAGACCTTTGTTCTTACTTGCCCATAacacatacttcacataattttgGTGAACAATCAGCATTCCTATTACCATattatactttaataaagttttaaagcctcaaaatttaaatatgtatatctaggatatcataatatagaaatatcctcaatatcagttttaaaataatttgatcgataaaaaatatacaaatacaaaggaaacattctattcttcATCGTTTTTACATGtgagattaatattttattattataatgaaTTAAAATAgttatatctttcatctcaatatcataatattttttaagtaattatctcaaacttagaatattatttttcatatcaggaacataatcAACATTTGAAATATATAATTCTTTGTCATTATTGAATCCAAGAAAAATTTTGCCTTTGCCTCTTATTCGTCTTTGAGATAGATCACCAAATGTAATATTCTCGGAATAACTTATatccatttttaaaaattactttTTAATACCACGTATATAATTTGAAGCTtctgtatctagataccatgtcatagactgatattctttcaaattatcataagtcattaataaaacttgatttttgttcttttatttttcaataaaatttgCCTTGTCACCTTAATTActgggattataataacattggaGTAGTGTctataccttttgcaaacatagcattATATTTCTTATCCTTTAAAATTTCTATCACATTCATGGCTTTTACCATAACCTCGACCTCTTTAACTAGAATTTTTCTATCACCTTCATTATTTTAAGATTCTTGATTGATTTGATTTCTATCGCCTTTTTCTTTTTGTCCATGACCTCTTCTTTTTGAGATCTTGATTCACCTTTGTTATCAAGAGTAAGCTTGGTTTATAATACTTGCTctatagttttttcttttttttttttgtaataatttgttcatgaacttgaagagAACTTATAAGTCATTCTAAAGATATTTATTCCAAATATCTAAACTCTTCTATCACTACaacaataaaattaaattttagatctaaagattttaatattttttctattattatttaattactgATTTGTTTACTATTtcatctcatttgatgaacaatagaaattaTGTTTGAGAAGTAATTAGAAATAGATTCAGAAGtactttaatataatttttcaaactcACCTCATAAAACTTATAGGCAAAGATTTTTTACCTTATCCACACTaccgaatattttttaaaatatttcccaAGTCTCTTTTGAAGTCTTTGTTAAAGTGACGATCTCGAATATTATGTCATCAAGCTCTTGGTAAATCGTGAATAAAACTTTTTCCACTTTCTTCATTCTGTCTTTGAATTGTTTTCTTGCTTCCGTATTCATTACTCCTTCTTAGCAAATTTATCTTCTACAAAGTCTAATACATATTGAGAGTCTAAAAGAATCTTCATTTAGATAcaacatatattataattttcttttgtcaaacaAAATATATGAAGTTGAATGATGTTTAAAGAAGAGGTCATGCTTAACCTAAGCTTTAATAtcacatattaaaaataaataaaaaaagataaaactatCACAGGAAGAAAGAGTAAAAGTAGGACAAGGACAAAATATTTCATGTTTCCctcaaaattatttataactttAAAAACTCTATATATTTCATAACCCAATGATATTTATATAGTCTTCAAAAAATAGATTATGTATTGAAAATAAATCATTCATttccaaaaaaaatcaaatcaataGTTAATTTAATTTATCCAAATGTGTTTCTTCTCTTGAATGTAACCTCTCTCTTAAATATAATAAATCTCTTTATGATACCTTAAACCTGTTTAATGTATCTCTCAACCAGTTTAATTCCAACGTATCTCTCCCCCCACTTCGACTCTTTCGAGGCCCCTCCGGTCTCCCCCCACCCATTCCTCGGGACCTCAACATGGCGCCTCTCCTTGCTGATTGTGGCGGCCAATAACCTGATTCGGGGGTTTCTCCGGAGGAGGATAAGTCGGTCTCTTTGTTCTCTGTTTGTTCCTCCTCTCTCGCGGGATTTCTCTTTTCTTGGGAGTTTTCGCTTGCAATTTTGGTTCTTGCAAGCTCGTTTGATTGCTAGCTGTTAAATATGTTGGTGGAATTCATGGAAAAATTCCTTTTTCCGAAGGATATTGGACGAGTCCAGCTCAATTTTGGAattttctttcatgttctttgcCACCACTCTGATGTAAGAAGGGTTCTCGTGACCTTACGGC
The DNA window shown above is from Musa acuminata AAA Group cultivar baxijiao chromosome BXJ2-4, Cavendish_Baxijiao_AAA, whole genome shotgun sequence and carries:
- the LOC103981714 gene encoding vicilin-like seed storage protein At2g18540 — encoded protein: MDSKVVVFVVGMILLCSLSSVNGEEWPSPVVTRESRRTLVLTESGRITAVDVHDGYGGSYHLQFITLEPVSLFLPVLLHTDMVFYVHTGRGTVTYVNEDKDETDEMDVGHGDVYRLEQGTVFFVRSHPDPTREKLRIHAIFDTAGIDHPLGCAVRAYSNISDLVQGFDERVLQMGFGASLESIRGIKWAPSPPSIVPFSQKDARVQSKWKEGVFEALMGVRGPTGIINKKKKTKSKTFNFFRAKPDVENCNGWSTAVTHKDLKALKGSNLAAFMVNLATGSMMGPHWNPRATEIATVIQGQGMVQVICPSDPSGKVGDVSKCQNKKFKVQEGDVFVVPRFHPMAQVSYNNDTLVFVGFSSMAGKNHPQFLAGKRSVLRTIDRDVLAASFNAPNASAIGDLLVSQGESVMLACTSCAEEMERKMTEEIERQKQEDERKKEEEERKKEEEEAKKREEETRRREEEEAKKREEEEAKRREEEAAKRREEEEARRREEEEEAAKRREEEEARRREEEEAKKREEEEAKRREEEEGRKREGEEEARKREEEETKRREEEEGRKTEGEEEARREAEEARRREEGRREEEEARRREEEEEGRRPEEEEARRREEEEAERREQEEAARRREEEEAAREEETRREQEEAAGGGEEEARRTEEEEEEEEGTRREEEARRREEQEESPERS